A window of Companilactobacillus allii genomic DNA:
CGGATCAGCTATTCAATGGTTACGTGATGCTATGAAATTAGTTGATTCAGCACCAGAATCAGAAGAAGCTGCTAAGAGTTCAACAGATAATGATGAAGTATATGTCGTTCCTGCCTTTACAGGGTTAGGTGCACCATATTGGGATTCAGATGCTCGTGGAGCTGTATTCGGTTTGACTAGAGGTACTACTAGAGAGGACTTTATCAAGGCTACTTTACAGTCTCTAGCTTATCAATCAAGAGACGTTATAGAGACGATGAAAAAGGATACCGGGATCGATATCCCAACATTGAAAGTCGATGGTGGAGCCGCCAACAACAAATACTTAATGCAATTTCAAGCTGATATAATTCAAACGCCAGTCCAACGCGCTAAAGACTTGGAAACAACCGCACTAGGGGCTGCATTCTTAGCTGGATTAGCAGTTGGTTATTGGAAAGACTTAGATGAAATCAAAAAAGACTATGCTACAGGTGCTATATTCAAACCATCTATGGACAAAGATCGTGCTGATTATCTGTACGAGGGTTGGCAACAAGCTGTCAGTGCTACTAGACAGTTCAAGCATAAAGCTATTAAATAGAAGTTAATAATACTGGCTAAATGTGAGGATAAAAATGGATAAAGAACAATATGTGTTAGCAATAGATGAGGGTACAACAACAACAAGGGCAATTATCTTTGATCATACTGGTAAGAAAATAGTTGCGGCTAGACATCCAATTAGACAGATCATGCCAAATCCTGGTTGGGTCGAACATGATGCGACTGAGATCTGGAATGCGGTTCAAACTACTATTGCAACGGCGCTGATCGAATCAGGTATTAAACCTGACCAGATCAATTCGATCGGTATCGCCAGTCAACGTGAAACTAGTGTAATTTGGGACAAGAAGACAGGATTGCCAATTCACAACGCAATTGTTTGGCAAAGTCGTCAGACTTCAAAGCTTGCCAATGAATTGATCAAGGATGGTTATGAAGATGAGATTCATCAAAAGACCGGCTTGATCGTTAGTCCATATTTCTCTGCAACGAAGATTCGTTGGATTCTAGACCATGTGGATGGTGCGCAAGAACGTGCCGAAAATGGTGAATTATTATTTGGGACTATCAATACTTGGTTGTTGTGGCAATTAACTGATGGACAGAGCTTTTTAACGGACTATTCTAATGCGAGTCGTACGATGTTATTTAATATTAATGACTTGAAATGGGATACTAGCTTGTTAAAATTGTTCAATATTCCTGAAAAGATGCTTCCTGAAGTCCGTTCTAATTCAGAATTATTTGGAACTACTAAGAATTATCACTTCTATGGTTCAGAAGTTCCAATCACTGGGATGATCGGTTCTCAACAAGCTTCGTTGTTTGGACAGATGGCCTTTGAGCCGGGGATGGTTAAGAATACTTATGGAACTGGTGCTTTCGCTGTTATGAACACTGGAAATAAACCGGCTCTTTCAGATAATAATCTTCTTACTACTATTGCTTATGGAATTAATGGAGAAATAAAATACGCTCTAGAAGGTAGTATCTTTGTGGCCGGTGGTGCACTTCAATGGCTTCGTGATGGAATGAGAATGATCAAGAATACTCCTGATACTGATGCCTTTGCGAAGAAATCCACTAGTCAAGATGAAGTATATGTTGTTCCGGCATTTTCTGGATTAGGTGCACCTTATTGGGATGACGCAGCTCATGGTACTGTGTTTGGAATTACTCGTGGTACAACAAACGATGATTTCATTAAGGCCACTTTACAAGCCATTGCCTACCAAACTAAAGATATTATCGACACGATGAATTCGGATTCTGGTATACCGATCGAGGTCTTGAAGGTCGATGGGGCCGCCACTAAGAACGATTATCTGATGAAATTCCAATCTGATCTATTAGGAATTCCGCTACAAGTGTCATCTGAATTAGAGACGACGTCTCTTGGTGCCGCATTCTTAGCCGGTCTAGGTAATGGATATTGGAAAGATATCGAAGACATTAAAAAGAATTACAAAACTGGCACAGTTTATGAACCTGATATGGATGAGAAAACTAGAGATAACTTATATGATGGTTGGAAAGAAGCCGTGAATGCCACTATGGCCTTCAAACATCATAGATAGAGATAGATGGTACTTTTACTGACAAAAGTCAGTCCTATATTATGCTTCAAATTCAAGTAAACTTGACTTTATTCACACGTTTATTGGTAATTGAACTGCTTTTTTCAGAAAATTGAATAATTACATAAATAAGAGCTTATATTAAAAGACTCTTATTTTTTTTGTTGATATAACAACATTTCTGATTTAAATATTAAAAAAGTTTTGACAGATTATCTATAAGAGCTTAATATAAGTCTATCGTTGTGTAATGTGAGGAGAGAATTTTTAATGGATGATAAGAAGAAGGACCGAGGTTTCTTCGGACAACCTATAGGTCTGCGAACTTTATTCTTAACTGAATTCTGGGAAAGATTCAGTTATTATGGTATGCGAGCCATCTTACTTTTCTATATGTACTATGCAATAGATAAGGGTGGACTTGGTATGAACCAAGTCACGGCCGCATCAGTTATGTCTATATACGGATCACTTGTTTATATGTCCAGTGTTATTGGTGGATATATCAGTGATAGAATCTTAGGTGCCAGAAGGACTGTCTTCTGGGGTGGGGTATTGATCATGCTTGGTCATATCGCATTATCATTCCCATTAGGGGAATCTGGATTATTCCTTTCAATTGGATTGATCACTATTGGTACTGGTTTATTGAAACCAAATGTTTCTGAAATGGTCGGTGGATTATATACAGATGATGATCCTCGTCGTGATTCTGGATTTAGTATTTATGTCATGGGTATCAACTTGGGTTCACTTATTGCACCACAAGCTGTTAGTGTAATGTGGCATAGTTTTAGTTTCCACGCTGGATTCTCATTGGCCGCCATTGGTATGTTTATCGGACTTATTGTTTACTGGTGGGATGGTAAGAACCTTCCAGATACAAGTTTGAAAGCTCCAGATCCAATTTCTGGACCAGAATTAAAACAATTTTATAGACGTGTGACATATGGAGTAGTTGCAATTATTATTATTGTTGCTATCATGGCATTCGCTAGTGCATTAACTGTTGATAACTTTATTATTATCTTGAGTGTTCTTGGTATTGCCTTGCCAGTTGGTTACTTTGTAATGATGCTGACAAGTAAAAAGGTAACAAAGATCGAACGCTCACGTGTTGTTGCTTATATCCCATTATTTATTGCTGCTGCAATTTTTTGGGCAATTGAAGAACAAGGTTCAGTTGTTTTGGCATTATTTGCCGCAGAACAAACACAACTACACTTTGCAAACTTCAGTATTTCAGCACCACAATTCCAGATGCTTAACCCATTTTTCATCATCATTTATTCACCAATATTTGCATGGTTATGGCTTAAGTTAGGTAAGAGACAACCATCTTCACCTTCTAAGTTCTGGATGGGTCTTGTAGCCACAGCTGTTTCATACTTTGTACTTATGATTCCTCTAGTTGGCTTAAGTCCAGCAGGGAAAGTTAATCCGCTATGGTTAGTTCTAAGTTGGGGTATTATTGAAATTGGTGAAATGTTGATTTCTCCAGTTGGTTTGTCAGCTACTACTAAATTAGCTCCTAAGGCATTCTCGTCACAAATGATGAGTATGTGGTTCTTAGCTGATTCAGCCGGACAAGCAGCTAATGCTCAACTTGTTAAATTATTCGAACCTGGTAACCCAAGTAACGAAATGATGTTCTTTGGTGTTACTGGTATCGTTACTCTTGTTGTAGGTGTTCTTTTGGCTATCTTAGTTCCTAAGATCAAACCACTTATGAAGGGTGTTAATTAAATCAGAGTGTTAAAATGCACGGGTAATTTCCGAGCATTAACGTAAATAGTTTCGGTATTCACGAAAGTGAATATCGGAATTATTTTTGTTAAGCGGAAGAAATTGTGCATTTTCACACGTTTTCAATGCAAACTTGAGTGAAAACAAGGTTTCATCACAACTTTTTTTATTTGTAAAAAAATTATTTTAAAAATACTTGAAATGTATAAATATTTTCGGTAATATTATTAAGTCGAGTAAAGACATGGAGGGGTAGCGAAGTCTGGCTAAACGCGGCGGACTGTAAATCCGCTCCTTCGGGTTCGGTGGTTCGAATCCACTCCCCTCCATTAATTGGGTTATAGCCAAGCGGTAAGGCAATGGACTTTGACTCCATCATGCGCTGGTTCGAATCCAGCTAACCCAATATGGTTAAAGGACTGATAAAATATCAGTCCTTTTTTTTATTATTTGGCAAAACTACTGTATAATCATAACTAATAGTGCGATCAACTGCTCAAAGGAGAAATTCAAAATGAGAGTTCCAGTTTACATTCAAATACATAATAGAATAAAAAAAGAAATCGAATCAGGTAAGTGGGCAGTCGGTGAAAGAATTCCTTCTGAACGTAAATTAGCTGAGGATTTTGATGTGAGCCGAATGACTCTTAGACAAGCAATCCAAACGCTAGTAGATGAAGGTATCTTACAACGACAAGTTGGTTCAGGTACTTATGTTTCTAGCAGTAAAGTTCAAGAGAAAATGTTTGGAACAACTAGTTTTACTGAAATCACTGAAGGACAGGGTAAGAAACCATCTAGTAAGACAGTTTCCTATCATACAGCAGACCCTTCAATGAGTGAGATGGAAAAGTTAAAATTGGCTGATGGTGATCAAGTCTTACGAATGGAAAGAATTCGTTATGCTGATGATCAACCAATCTGTTTTGAAGTCACAACAATTCCCTTGTCTATTGTTAGCAACCTAAATAAAGAAGACATAACATCTTCATTGTATAAAGCACTTGAAAACAAAGCAGAATTAAGACTTGGCAGTGCTACTCAAACAGTTTCAGCAATGCTTGCCTCTGAAAAGATTGCAACTTTGTTGAGTGTTAAACGTGGATCTGCTATCCTTCGTTTACGCCAAGTAACAACGCTAGATGATGGTCGTCCGTTTGAATATGTTCGTTCACAATATGCAGGCGACAGATTTGAGTTTTATCTAGAAAGATAAAGTCAGTTATTCTTTTAATACGTAATTTAGAGTAATATTGAAACAACTTGTTTCAAAATATTTAGCTAGGAGTCATTTATGCAAAGTTTTGTAAAAAAATACAGTATCTTTTTGATGCTATATATTGTATTTCAACCAATATTAGATTCAATCACAGGATTAATGATGCGTTTGAATATGGATGTTACTTTTGGAGTGTTCATTCGTATGATCGTCATGGCGGTCACCGTATTTTATCTATTGATTTATTTGATATTGAATCTTGATAATAAAAGAGGATTCATGATTATTGGATACTTTGTGCTCTTGGCATTGATGTCCGTAATAAATCTGTATATTAACTATAGAACAAAGACTTTATTTGTGGCTTCACTTGAGATAACAACATTAGCTAAAAGCTTATATTACCCAATCATGTTATTAGGCTATTT
This region includes:
- the glpK gene encoding glycerol kinase GlpK — translated: MDKEQYVLAIDEGTTTTRAIIFDHTGKKIVAARHPIRQIMPNPGWVEHDATEIWNAVQTTIATALIESGIKPDQINSIGIASQRETSVIWDKKTGLPIHNAIVWQSRQTSKLANELIKDGYEDEIHQKTGLIVSPYFSATKIRWILDHVDGAQERAENGELLFGTINTWLLWQLTDGQSFLTDYSNASRTMLFNINDLKWDTSLLKLFNIPEKMLPEVRSNSELFGTTKNYHFYGSEVPITGMIGSQQASLFGQMAFEPGMVKNTYGTGAFAVMNTGNKPALSDNNLLTTIAYGINGEIKYALEGSIFVAGGALQWLRDGMRMIKNTPDTDAFAKKSTSQDEVYVVPAFSGLGAPYWDDAAHGTVFGITRGTTNDDFIKATLQAIAYQTKDIIDTMNSDSGIPIEVLKVDGAATKNDYLMKFQSDLLGIPLQVSSELETTSLGAAFLAGLGNGYWKDIEDIKKNYKTGTVYEPDMDEKTRDNLYDGWKEAVNATMAFKHHR
- a CDS encoding peptide MFS transporter; its protein translation is MDDKKKDRGFFGQPIGLRTLFLTEFWERFSYYGMRAILLFYMYYAIDKGGLGMNQVTAASVMSIYGSLVYMSSVIGGYISDRILGARRTVFWGGVLIMLGHIALSFPLGESGLFLSIGLITIGTGLLKPNVSEMVGGLYTDDDPRRDSGFSIYVMGINLGSLIAPQAVSVMWHSFSFHAGFSLAAIGMFIGLIVYWWDGKNLPDTSLKAPDPISGPELKQFYRRVTYGVVAIIIIVAIMAFASALTVDNFIIILSVLGIALPVGYFVMMLTSKKVTKIERSRVVAYIPLFIAAAIFWAIEEQGSVVLALFAAEQTQLHFANFSISAPQFQMLNPFFIIIYSPIFAWLWLKLGKRQPSSPSKFWMGLVATAVSYFVLMIPLVGLSPAGKVNPLWLVLSWGIIEIGEMLISPVGLSATTKLAPKAFSSQMMSMWFLADSAGQAANAQLVKLFEPGNPSNEMMFFGVTGIVTLVVGVLLAILVPKIKPLMKGVN
- a CDS encoding GntR family transcriptional regulator — its product is MRVPVYIQIHNRIKKEIESGKWAVGERIPSERKLAEDFDVSRMTLRQAIQTLVDEGILQRQVGSGTYVSSSKVQEKMFGTTSFTEITEGQGKKPSSKTVSYHTADPSMSEMEKLKLADGDQVLRMERIRYADDQPICFEVTTIPLSIVSNLNKEDITSSLYKALENKAELRLGSATQTVSAMLASEKIATLLSVKRGSAILRLRQVTTLDDGRPFEYVRSQYAGDRFEFYLER